A window of Phycobacter azelaicus contains these coding sequences:
- a CDS encoding malonate--CoA ligase — MANPLYDGLFGAHAGNTTAFLYLPDGQVITHQSFLETAAQIAHVMTTKGLEPGDRVAVQVEKSPEALALYAACAQAGLVFLPLNTAYTVDELTYFIENSGARMIVCDGASLNGLTPVAKDLGAQIMTLGADGSGSLMDEAKQQDTSYPTVPRNGDDLAAFLYTSGTTGRSKGAMLTQDNLLSNARTLVSEWRFTSDDVLLHALPIFHTHGLFVASNVTLAAGGSMIFLPKFDLDAIIAHLPKATTMMGVPTFYTRLLGDPRFTRDLAAHMRLFISGSAPLLAETHVQFEERTGHRILERYGMTETNMNTSNPFDGERRAGTVGFPLPGVELKITDPDSGATLPDGEIGQIEVRGPNVFKGYWQMPEKTAAELREDGFFITGDLGLIDADGYVQIVGRNKDLIISGGYNIYPKEIELVLDDQPGVLESAVIGVPHPDFGETVLGVIVPEPGASPDTGAVMEAVRGVLARFKHPRKLVVLDELPRNTMGKVQKNILRDQFNSTFKAG, encoded by the coding sequence ATGGCAAATCCTCTTTATGACGGGCTGTTCGGTGCCCATGCCGGAAACACCACCGCCTTCCTATATCTGCCTGACGGTCAGGTGATCACGCATCAATCCTTCCTGGAGACGGCGGCCCAGATCGCCCATGTGATGACCACAAAGGGCCTTGAGCCGGGCGACCGCGTGGCGGTGCAGGTCGAAAAATCCCCCGAGGCACTGGCGCTCTATGCGGCCTGCGCGCAGGCGGGGCTGGTCTTTCTGCCCCTCAACACCGCTTACACGGTGGATGAGCTGACCTATTTCATCGAGAACAGCGGCGCACGGATGATCGTCTGTGACGGCGCCAGCCTGAACGGGTTGACGCCAGTGGCCAAGGATCTGGGCGCGCAGATCATGACCCTTGGCGCAGATGGTAGCGGCAGTCTGATGGACGAAGCAAAGCAGCAGGATACGAGCTATCCAACGGTTCCGCGCAACGGCGATGATCTGGCGGCCTTTCTTTATACCTCCGGCACCACGGGCCGTTCAAAAGGGGCGATGCTGACGCAGGACAACCTTCTGTCCAACGCGCGCACTCTGGTCAGCGAATGGCGTTTCACCAGCGATGATGTGCTGCTCCATGCGCTACCGATCTTTCACACCCACGGGCTGTTCGTGGCCAGCAATGTGACCCTGGCGGCGGGCGGGTCGATGATCTTCCTGCCAAAGTTCGATCTGGATGCCATCATCGCACATCTGCCAAAGGCGACCACGATGATGGGGGTGCCGACCTTCTACACGCGTCTTTTGGGCGATCCGCGCTTCACCCGCGATCTGGCGGCGCATATGCGGCTGTTCATCTCGGGGTCGGCGCCGCTTTTGGCGGAAACCCATGTACAGTTCGAAGAGCGGACCGGCCACCGCATCCTGGAGCGCTACGGGATGACGGAAACCAATATGAACACCTCCAATCCTTTTGATGGCGAACGGCGCGCGGGCACGGTGGGCTTTCCCCTACCCGGCGTCGAGCTGAAAATCACCGATCCAGATAGCGGTGCCACCCTGCCCGATGGAGAGATCGGGCAGATCGAGGTACGCGGGCCAAACGTCTTCAAGGGCTATTGGCAGATGCCCGAGAAGACCGCCGCCGAACTGCGCGAGGATGGGTTCTTTATCACGGGGGACCTCGGGTTGATCGACGCGGATGGCTATGTGCAGATCGTCGGGCGCAACAAGGATCTGATCATCTCGGGCGGTTACAACATCTACCCCAAGGAAATCGAATTGGTTCTGGACGATCAGCCCGGCGTGCTTGAAAGCGCGGTGATCGGAGTGCCGCACCCGGATTTTGGCGAGACCGTTCTGGGCGTGATCGTGCCCGAACCCGGAGCCTCCCCCGACACCGGCGCCGTCATGGAGGCGGTACGGGGCGTGCTGGCGCGGTTCAAACACCCCCGCAAGCTGGTGGTTCTGGACGAGCTGCCCCGCAATACAATGGGCAAGGTGCAAAAGAACATCCTGCGGGATCAGTTCAACTCCACTTTCAAGGCTGGCTGA
- a CDS encoding malonyl-CoA decarboxylase, whose product MSLLADLLSTVFERRYLWPGGGQRDSRPISELAEDLVGSAGETSGLMLAQEVISGFEGLEDEEKLAFFTHIANQLNIDPEAVRNGLDAYEQAPSKDSYRTFMAAVEPRRQELIRRLNRVPGATGALVRMRADLLRLGRGIPELEALDQDFRHLFASWFNRGFLVLRPINWQSPANILEKIIAYEAVHAIDSWDDLRRRLQPADRRCFAFFHPAMPDEPLIFVEVALTKGIPGSVQALLTEDRTPMTADEADTAVFYSISNCQAGLASISFGNSLIKQVAADLAAELPGLKTFVTLSPIPGLAGWIAKEGLEWDPSDPEQVKADAAHYLLSAKGRGGLPFDPVARFHLGNGAIIHAVHADADTSDKGRAQSGGAMVNYLYDLKKVAQNHEQFATTLKVAATAEVRALAAASKTHKTESN is encoded by the coding sequence GTGAGCCTTCTCGCCGACCTGCTCTCGACCGTGTTCGAGCGGCGCTACCTCTGGCCCGGCGGCGGGCAAAGGGACAGCCGACCGATTTCAGAGCTGGCCGAGGATCTGGTCGGTTCCGCCGGGGAGACCTCGGGCCTGATGCTGGCGCAAGAGGTGATCTCTGGATTTGAGGGACTGGAAGACGAGGAAAAGCTGGCCTTCTTCACCCATATAGCCAACCAGCTGAACATTGATCCCGAAGCGGTGCGCAATGGGCTGGACGCCTACGAACAAGCGCCTTCGAAAGACAGCTATCGCACCTTTATGGCGGCGGTGGAACCCCGCCGACAAGAGCTGATCCGCCGCCTCAACCGCGTGCCCGGAGCAACCGGCGCCTTGGTGCGGATGCGCGCCGACTTGTTGCGGCTGGGGCGCGGCATTCCCGAGCTGGAGGCGCTGGATCAGGACTTTCGCCACCTCTTTGCCTCTTGGTTCAACCGGGGTTTCCTGGTGTTACGGCCGATCAACTGGCAAAGCCCGGCCAATATTCTGGAAAAGATCATCGCCTATGAGGCGGTGCATGCCATCGACAGCTGGGATGACCTGCGCCGCAGGTTGCAACCGGCGGACCGGCGCTGCTTTGCCTTCTTCCACCCCGCCATGCCGGATGAGCCGCTGATCTTTGTCGAAGTGGCTCTAACAAAGGGCATTCCAGGGTCTGTTCAGGCGCTTTTGACTGAGGACCGCACGCCAATGACGGCGGATGAGGCAGACACGGCGGTATTCTATTCGATCTCCAACTGTCAGGCGGGGTTGGCCAGCATCTCATTCGGCAATTCCCTGATCAAACAGGTGGCCGCTGATTTGGCCGCTGAACTGCCCGGACTGAAAACCTTTGTCACCCTCTCGCCCATTCCGGGGCTTGCGGGCTGGATCGCGAAAGAAGGTCTGGAGTGGGATCCGAGCGACCCGGAGCAGGTCAAGGCCGATGCCGCCCATTACCTGCTATCAGCCAAGGGGCGCGGCGGCCTGCCCTTTGATCCCGTCGCGCGGTTCCACCTTGGCAATGGCGCGATCATTCATGCCGTACACGCCGATGCAGACACCTCGGACAAAGGTCGGGCGCAATCGGGCGGCGCAATGGTGAACTACCTCTATGACCTCAAGAAGGTCGCACAAAACCACGAGCAATTCGCCACCACTCTCAAGGTGGCCGCAACGGCAGAGGTACGAGCCCTGGCCGCCGCCTCAAAGACTCACAAAACGGAAAGCAACTAG